One region of Streptomyces leeuwenhoekii genomic DNA includes:
- a CDS encoding bifunctional DNA primase/polymerase, which yields MGFTIGSSRGIRDIRSGSRRRGRSSECTAVAEFTGLWGWDVVPGARAAAGACSCGRGDCRAPGAHPLGFAPEIPAGSTLDEVTKAWAEVSGASVMLPVGRAFDVIEVAEPAGRRALTRLERMGLPLGPVAATPEGRAHFFVAPGGAAELPRLLYRLGWDTPSTLDLRGLGPGAYITAPPSDRGGLGPVRWLRPPALDSATRPPEARLLLGTLAHLAHRSRA from the coding sequence ATGGGGTTCACCATCGGCAGCAGTCGAGGAATCCGCGACATCCGGTCCGGCTCGCGCCGCCGCGGCCGTTCGTCGGAGTGCACGGCCGTGGCCGAGTTCACCGGACTGTGGGGCTGGGACGTGGTGCCGGGAGCGCGGGCCGCCGCGGGCGCCTGCTCCTGCGGCCGCGGCGACTGCCGGGCCCCGGGCGCGCACCCGCTGGGCTTCGCGCCGGAGATCCCCGCCGGATCCACGCTGGACGAGGTGACCAAGGCATGGGCCGAGGTCTCCGGCGCCTCCGTGATGCTCCCGGTCGGCCGGGCCTTCGACGTGATCGAGGTGGCGGAGCCGGCCGGGCGCCGGGCCCTGACCCGGCTGGAGCGGATGGGCCTGCCGCTCGGTCCGGTCGCGGCGACCCCCGAGGGCCGCGCCCACTTCTTCGTCGCCCCGGGCGGCGCCGCCGAGCTGCCCCGGCTGCTGTACCGCCTGGGCTGGGACACCCCCTCCACCCTCGACCTGCGCGGCCTGGGCCCGGGTGCGTACATCACGGCCCCGCCCTCCGACCGCGGCGGGCTGGGCCCGGTGCGCTGGCTGCGCCCGCCCGCTCTCGACTCGGCGACCAGGCCGCCGGAGGCACGGCTGCTGCTGGGGACCCTGGCCCATCTGGCGCACCGGTCACGGGCCTAG
- a CDS encoding ammonium transporter: MAPAITLAAETELSAANTGFMLICSALVMLMTPALAFFYGGMVRVKSTLNMLMMSFISLGIVTVLWVLYGFSLAFGTDSAGLIGWNSDWVGLSGIGLTELWDGYTIPVFVFLVFQLMFAVLTPALISGALADRVKFTAWALFVALWATVVYFPVAHWVWGAGGWAFELGVIDFAGGTAVHINAGAAALGVILVIGKRIGFKKDPMRPHSLPLVMLGAGLLWFGWFGFNAGSWLGNDDGVGALMFVNTQVATGAAMLAWLAYEKIRHGAFTTLGAASGAVAGLVAITPAGGAVSPLGAIAVGAVAGLLCAMAVGLKYRFGYDDSLDVIGVHLVGGIAGSLLVGFFATGKGQSDVAGLFYGGGLDQFWKQCAGVFAVLAYSLVVSAVLALLLDKTIGMRVSEDDEVAGIDQAEHAETAYDFSGAGGGAARTAAAPAPVAVPAENRKVDA; the protein is encoded by the coding sequence ATGGCTCCAGCCATCACGCTTGCCGCAGAGACGGAGCTCTCTGCCGCCAACACAGGCTTCATGCTCATCTGCTCCGCCCTGGTGATGCTGATGACCCCGGCCCTGGCCTTCTTCTACGGAGGCATGGTCCGCGTCAAGAGCACCCTGAACATGCTGATGATGAGCTTCATCAGCCTCGGGATCGTCACCGTCCTGTGGGTGCTGTACGGCTTCTCCCTCGCCTTCGGCACGGACTCCGCCGGCCTCATCGGCTGGAACTCCGACTGGGTCGGCCTGAGCGGCATCGGCCTGACCGAGCTCTGGGACGGCTACACCATCCCCGTCTTCGTCTTCCTGGTCTTCCAGCTCATGTTCGCCGTCCTCACCCCCGCCCTGATCAGCGGCGCCCTCGCCGACCGGGTGAAGTTCACGGCGTGGGCGCTGTTCGTCGCCCTGTGGGCCACGGTCGTCTACTTCCCGGTCGCCCACTGGGTGTGGGGCGCCGGCGGCTGGGCCTTCGAGCTGGGCGTGATCGACTTCGCCGGTGGTACGGCGGTGCACATCAACGCCGGTGCGGCGGCGCTCGGCGTGATCCTCGTCATCGGCAAGCGCATCGGCTTCAAGAAGGACCCGATGCGCCCGCACAGCCTGCCGCTGGTCATGCTCGGCGCCGGTCTGCTGTGGTTCGGCTGGTTCGGCTTCAACGCCGGCTCCTGGCTCGGCAACGACGACGGCGTCGGCGCGCTGATGTTCGTCAACACCCAGGTCGCCACCGGTGCCGCCATGCTGGCCTGGCTCGCCTACGAGAAGATCCGCCACGGCGCGTTCACCACGCTGGGCGCCGCCTCCGGCGCGGTCGCGGGCCTGGTCGCCATCACCCCGGCCGGCGGCGCGGTCTCCCCGCTCGGCGCGATCGCCGTCGGTGCCGTCGCCGGTCTGCTGTGCGCCATGGCCGTCGGCCTGAAGTACCGGTTCGGCTACGACGACTCCCTCGACGTCATCGGCGTCCACCTCGTCGGCGGCATCGCCGGCTCCCTCCTGGTCGGCTTCTTCGCCACCGGCAAGGGCCAGTCCGACGTCGCGGGCCTCTTCTACGGCGGCGGCCTGGACCAGTTCTGGAAGCAGTGCGCCGGTGTCTTCGCGGTCCTCGCCTACTCCCTGGTCGTCTCCGCGGTCCTCGCCCTCCTCCTCGACAAGACGATCGGCATGCGGGTATCGGAGGACGACGAGGTGGCCGGTATCGACCAGGCCGAACACGCCGAGACCGCATACGACTTCAGCGGAGCCGGGGGCGGCGCCGCCCGCACGGCCGCCGCGCCGGCCCCCGTGGCCGTCCCGGCAGAGAACAGGAAGGTGGACGCATGA
- a CDS encoding P-II family nitrogen regulator: MKLITAVVKPHRLDEIKEALQAFGVHGLTVTEASGYGRQRGHTEVYRGAEYTVDLVPKVRIEVLVEDDDADQLIDVVVKAARTGKIGDGKVWAVPVETAVRVRTGERGPDAL; encoded by the coding sequence ATGAAGCTCATCACCGCCGTCGTCAAGCCGCACCGGCTGGACGAGATCAAGGAGGCCCTCCAGGCGTTCGGCGTGCACGGCCTGACCGTCACCGAGGCCAGCGGCTACGGCCGCCAGCGCGGCCACACCGAGGTCTACCGGGGCGCCGAGTACACCGTCGACCTCGTCCCCAAGGTCCGCATCGAGGTGCTGGTCGAGGACGACGACGCCGACCAGCTCATCGACGTCGTGGTCAAGGCGGCCCGCACCGGCAAGATCGGCGACGGCAAGGTCTGGGCGGTCCCGGTCGAGACGGCCGTACGGGTCCGCACCGGCGAGCGCGGTCCGGACGCCCTCTGA
- the ftsY gene encoding signal recognition particle-docking protein FtsY has protein sequence MEIVILAVVIAVVVLGALGGLVVGSRRKKRQLPQPPPTTPDITAPPAEPHVGEEAETPRDEPRRTVEEVDLPDGGTGPVAVEEPPAVEELEVPAIEVPEPTAGRLIRLRARLSRSQNALGRGLLTLLSREHLDEDTWEEIEDTLLTADVGVQPTQELVERLRERVKVLGTRTPQELRGLLREELLTLIGPDLDRTVRTEPEGRKPGIVMVVGVNGTGKTTTTGKLARVLVADGNSVVLGAADTFRAAAADQLQTWGERVGAHTVRGPEGGDPASVAFDAVKEGKEIGADVVLIDTAGRLHTKTGLMDELGKVKRVVEKHAPLDEVLLVLDATTGQNGLVQARVFAEVVDITGIVLTKLDGTAKGGIVVAVQRELGVPVKLVGLGEGADDLAPFEPEAFVAALIGD, from the coding sequence ATGGAAATCGTCATCCTTGCTGTAGTCATCGCCGTGGTCGTGCTCGGCGCGCTCGGCGGGCTGGTGGTGGGCAGCCGCCGCAAGAAGCGGCAACTGCCCCAGCCGCCGCCCACGACGCCCGACATCACCGCCCCACCGGCCGAGCCGCACGTCGGCGAAGAGGCCGAGACACCGCGCGACGAACCGCGCCGGACGGTCGAGGAGGTGGACCTCCCGGACGGCGGCACCGGCCCCGTCGCCGTCGAGGAGCCCCCGGCCGTCGAAGAGCTCGAAGTGCCCGCGATCGAGGTGCCCGAGCCGACCGCCGGCCGTCTGATCCGGCTCCGCGCCCGCCTGTCCCGCTCCCAGAACGCCCTGGGCAGGGGTCTGCTCACGCTGCTGTCCCGCGAGCACCTCGACGAGGACACCTGGGAGGAGATCGAGGACACGCTGCTGACCGCCGATGTCGGTGTGCAGCCCACCCAGGAGCTGGTCGAGCGGCTGCGCGAGCGCGTGAAGGTGCTCGGCACCCGCACGCCGCAGGAGCTGCGCGGCCTGCTGCGCGAGGAGCTGCTCACGCTGATCGGCCCGGACCTGGACCGCACCGTCCGGACCGAGCCCGAGGGCCGCAAGCCCGGCATCGTGATGGTCGTCGGTGTCAACGGCACCGGCAAGACCACCACCACCGGCAAGCTCGCCCGCGTCCTGGTGGCCGACGGCAACTCCGTCGTCCTGGGCGCCGCCGACACCTTCCGTGCCGCCGCCGCCGACCAGCTCCAGACCTGGGGTGAGCGGGTCGGCGCCCACACCGTGCGCGGTCCCGAGGGCGGCGACCCGGCCTCTGTGGCCTTCGACGCGGTCAAGGAGGGCAAGGAGATCGGCGCCGACGTCGTCCTCATCGACACCGCCGGCCGCCTGCACACCAAGACCGGCCTCATGGACGAGCTGGGCAAGGTCAAGCGCGTGGTGGAGAAGCACGCCCCGCTGGACGAGGTGCTGCTCGTGCTCGACGCCACCACCGGCCAGAACGGCCTGGTCCAGGCCCGTGTCTTCGCCGAGGTCGTCGACATCACCGGCATCGTGCTCACCAAGCTGGACGGCACCGCCAAGGGCGGCATCGTGGTCGCCGTGCAGCGGGAGCTGGGCGTGCCGGTCAAGCTGGTCGGCCTCGGTGAGGGCGCGGACGACCTCGCGCCGTTCGAGCCGGAGGCGTTCGTGGCCGCGCTGATCGGTGACTGA